The proteins below are encoded in one region of Mariprofundus sp. NF:
- the purN gene encoding phosphoribosylglycinamide formyltransferase: MSSKSIAVMASGRGSNLKIILDAEAAGHCPVDVRLVICDKADAKALDIARQAGVPHVIHVNPKDYENREQYDAECADLLDKHGCQWIVLAGYMRILSSAFVRRFRGRIINIHPSILPAFAGAKAVEDALEYGVKASGCTVHLVDEVLDGGPILAQAIVPVLDDDTRDSLHARIQREEHIIYPATLKRMVEEGFTIKGRRVIWSK, translated from the coding sequence ATGAGTTCCAAATCTATTGCGGTGATGGCTTCCGGCCGTGGCTCCAACCTGAAAATCATCCTCGATGCTGAGGCGGCGGGGCACTGCCCTGTTGATGTGCGGCTGGTTATTTGTGACAAGGCTGATGCCAAGGCACTGGATATTGCCCGCCAGGCGGGTGTGCCGCATGTTATCCATGTTAACCCGAAAGATTATGAGAATCGTGAACAGTATGACGCAGAATGTGCAGACCTGTTAGACAAACACGGTTGCCAGTGGATTGTCCTGGCCGGCTACATGCGCATCCTCTCCTCCGCATTTGTACGTCGCTTTCGTGGCCGCATTATCAATATTCACCCCTCCATCCTTCCCGCATTTGCCGGTGCCAAAGCTGTTGAAGATGCACTGGAATATGGTGTTAAGGCTTCCGGTTGTACCGTTCACCTTGTTGATGAGGTGTTGGATGGTGGCCCGATTCTGGCTCAGGCGATTGTGCCGGTTCTCGATGATGATACGCGTGACTCTCTGCATGCCCGCATCCAGCGCGAAGAGCATATTATCTATCCGGCAACCCTGAAACGGATGGTTGAAGAGGGGTTTACCATCAAGGGCCGTCGCGTCATCTGGTCTAAATAG
- the purM gene encoding phosphoribosylformylglycinamidine cyclo-ligase, whose protein sequence is MSATEKSKLSYADCGVDIDAGNAFVGRIKKAVNSTMRPEVLSGLGGFGGLFKPDFSNMEEPVLVSGTDGVGTKLLLLQEFDRPHVAGIDAVAMCVNDLAALGATPLFFLDYLATGKLAGETLAGVVEGIADACRTCDCSLVGGETAEMPGMYAPGHYDIGGFCVGVVDRPKMVDGSKISAGDIIIGVASNGPHSNGFSMVRKLLELGEADLNNDVLSDGRKAVEGVLSPTRLYVPAVNALMKSDTDIHGFSHITGGGMFDNFERLLTDDLAVTIDVGAWPVPPAFEYLLNFADVERDERYRTFNMGIGFAVILSESEAEKAEAVLKEAGETTFRIGTVHKRSGEAVTLVG, encoded by the coding sequence GTGAGTGCTACAGAGAAGAGTAAACTTAGCTATGCCGACTGTGGTGTAGATATCGATGCAGGCAACGCCTTTGTTGGTCGCATCAAAAAAGCGGTGAACAGTACCATGCGTCCGGAAGTTCTATCTGGGCTCGGCGGTTTTGGTGGCCTGTTCAAACCGGATTTCTCCAATATGGAAGAGCCGGTACTGGTGTCAGGTACTGATGGCGTAGGCACTAAACTGCTGCTGTTGCAGGAGTTTGATCGACCGCATGTGGCAGGCATTGATGCTGTTGCCATGTGTGTGAATGACCTGGCTGCACTTGGTGCAACCCCGCTCTTCTTCCTCGATTATCTGGCAACCGGAAAATTGGCTGGAGAAACGCTGGCCGGCGTGGTTGAAGGCATTGCTGATGCCTGCCGCACCTGTGACTGCTCGTTAGTCGGTGGTGAAACTGCCGAGATGCCGGGCATGTATGCACCGGGTCACTACGATATCGGTGGTTTCTGTGTCGGTGTAGTCGATCGGCCTAAGATGGTGGATGGCAGCAAAATCAGTGCCGGTGATATCATTATCGGCGTTGCCTCCAACGGCCCCCACTCCAACGGTTTCTCCATGGTGCGCAAACTGCTTGAGTTGGGCGAAGCTGATCTGAACAACGATGTGCTCTCTGATGGTCGTAAAGCAGTTGAGGGTGTTCTTTCACCAACACGTCTTTACGTTCCTGCAGTGAATGCATTGATGAAGAGTGATACCGACATTCACGGTTTCTCTCACATCACTGGTGGCGGCATGTTTGATAACTTCGAGCGTCTGTTAACAGATGATCTGGCAGTCACCATTGATGTCGGTGCATGGCCTGTGCCACCGGCATTTGAATATCTTCTGAACTTTGCCGATGTAGAACGTGATGAGCGATATCGCACCTTTAATATGGGCATCGGTTTTGCCGTGATCCTCTCTGAGAGCGAAGCTGAGAAAGCTGAAGCGGTACTTAAAGAAGCCGGTGAAACGACCTTCCGTATCGGCACAGTTCACAAGCGCAGTGGTGAAGCTGTAACACTGGTCGGTTAA